Part of the Xiphophorus couchianus chromosome 2, X_couchianus-1.0, whole genome shotgun sequence genome, CTCTCTCGGCGCGCTGTTGGAAGCGCTCCGTCGCTATAGTGAGAAGAACACAACCAACACAGACATGACACGTTCATTATCAGCGTCGTTactccagttttattttatgctttattcTGACCTCGGTGTGGAAAATATCCCGGCAGCCTGTTCATCCCAACGAGCGCGTGTACATTACACCTGTAATTTCACTCAGATCGCGCTCTGCCATCACGTGCAAAATGTCATAAAGATCCAGTAAAACGCGGAGTTTTCTGCACGTCCGCACGACGTGTCAGCAGGCGAAGCTACGTTTGTTCCCCCTTTGATTACAATGAATATCTGTAGGCTGAATGCCAAACGAAACACGTTTTCGCCTAAAAACTCAACTGTTAATTTCTGTTAATAATTAACAGTAACTGTATGAGAATGTACTttcactttatgtttttctgttagaCACTACTTTAAACGCAATAAAAACCTCCCCCTGCTCCCTGATAGGGGGTTAAGGTTCTCCAGGATCTCCTCTACCGTCCTCGGACCTGCGTACAGGAAGTCTAAACTTCAGACTCGCTCAGTTTGTCATTTCAATGTGACCTGAACAATCCGCCATATCGTAATAACAGCACTGCACGGATACGTTTCTCCGAACCGAAGCGCACGCGCTTCGCGCTCTTTGCCCGTCAGTGAGGAAGCACGCGCCCCGAACCGTCCGCTGTAAAGACTCTGAGCTCTCGCAGCATCTAAAAGGTAATCTTCACCTTCATGGCGTCTCTAAGCGTTTAAACGGGCTTCCTAAAGAAGGACTGAGGCGTGTTTCAGGCGGGGAACCACCTTAGCTGCCGGTGTTGAACATTGTTTGGTCTCCAGGCTGTTTACGAGGTTTAAAGAAGgccaacaataaaaaaaaatacaccgACAAGCCGAACCTGGTTATGCGGAAAAGAAGCTCCTTTAGCAGAGAGGAAATACCTCTGCGCCCGGGAGGAGTAGGGCAGTAATGTCGTTTGAGTCACAATATATGGAGGCTAAGCAACCAGCTGGTTTCGGTTTGTTAGTGTTTTTTCCGTGAATGAGGAACCGGAGTTCGGTGCCGCATTGGTGAACAGCTCCGGGTGCCGCATGCGACACCCCGAAAACAATTCCCTGCGTTACCAGAACCGGGCTTTCAGTGCGAACATTCCGGAACAGAACCGAGGAAATGTTTCCTTTATGTAGTTCACATAAAGTGTCTACGCCACTGCCGGTGGCTAAATGAAGGTACACCAGTTAGTCAGTTTTCATTGATattgattgttttattgatgATTATTAAAGATGGCTGAGGACATTAAGGCCAAACTGGACCAATACCGAACCGCTCCCTTTGATGCCCGATTcccgaaccagaaccagacgaGGAACTGCTGGTCCAACTACCTGGGTAAGGATACTCCTCAAGGTCACAGCACCACTGGCTAGTTTACCTGACGAAGCAATAAGTCAGTTTTAAAGTCGGTTTATTTTCTGTCAGggtgattttaaaatgtgtacatTTGGATTTTTCCCCCATTTTCTCTGATTCCAGACTATCACCGCTGCCAGAAAGCTCTGAATGCTAAAGGAGTAGACACCACCCCCTGTGAGTGGTACAGGAGGGTCTACAAATCCCTGTGCCCCATCGGCTGGGTAAATAGATTCAATACTTTCACTAATAACtttactttttcaaataaaacaatattttattcctGAAGACAGACAGACTGAGCATCTTAATGAGCCGCCAGGTTTGGTCAGATGTGCTGAATTTCGCCTGGAAATGTCAGTAAATATCAGAGTGGATGAAAATCCTTCTAATTGTTTTcctgtgaactttgacccttCAGATTGAGAAATGGGACGGGCAGAGAGACGACGGGTCGTTTCCAGGGAAGATCTGAGGATGTAACTCTGTTAGCTGAATGTTTGTAAAAGCGGCGCCTGGTCGTCACTTTTCCACTACGACCACTCTGCTCAGCAACTTGAAACTGAATGGTCATTCCTTACAAAAACCATTAAATGTACCGCAGATTCTGCATTAAAATGTCTCAGGATATATTTATGGAGTTCCAGTGTCTACTGAGTGCTTTCCCTCTAATAACGGCAACGATGCACAATGGCTCTTAGTAAATTACTAAAACTaagaaaacacataaattatgtttatgaaCATACATGTTATgaataaatgcagattttagtCATTTCTCAGGGAGTAAATCCATTGActtttcacaacaaaacactAGAATggaatttaatttccctttgagatcaataaaatacttttgaatgtaaattaaaataccAGAAATAGTTTTCAGATAAAATCTGCTTGTCACCTGGTTGGAaactgcttttttctttttgcattattttcacTGTAATTGACATTTCATGGACgtttttgctaaaaatgtattctttaaaAAGGATGACATACATTCCAGGTCAGGTGACATTAATTGatctaaattagttttattgagCTGGACTGATGGGGGGgaaattagaacaaaaaatgtttttaatataatgaATAAATACAGGTTTTAGTCATTTATAAATAGATTTAATTTCCACAACAGCATGAAACTAAAAAGTACCAGGAATTGTTTTTAGGTCTAATTTTCTCGTCAAGttgaaaaatgctttatatatatatatatatatatatttgcaaaatTAACAAACTTagtaaaattagtttatttagcTCGGTTtggagaaaaacagttttttggaTGTAAAAGTTATGTCTGTAATGTAGACATAAATCATAACTCATCAAAGaacattaataattttaatgttttattcatttaaataaaccTACACCGAATACACATAATAaagattagaaaaataaaaatttaaaaacactaaaagtcAAATATACAACCATAACCCACAATTAATATACAGAGAAAGATTAATGTTGATGTTGGacatttaaaaccataaaactgCATTTCCTGCACAGTGAGCCCAGAAGGACGGAGAATATTTATGAATATGAACAGTTTTCATGCTCACACCGTCGGCCATTTTTAAACACAAGAGTCTGATGcaaacatttgaatttaatCCACAGAGTCACAAATACAGACACGCTTCTCTTAAATGCAAAACGACTGAAAGTTTTACTCGTTTTTTTACTGGTTTCCCTCTGAATCTTCCAGTTAACCCAGCAGTGTCCAAATTTTTTGTCCTGGGGGCAAAACTggcaaatttaaaacaactaGAGGGCCACAAAATTCATTAAGAACAAAAAGGAGTTTAGtgagactttttgttttattttacctgctcaaaaaacaaaatgtttatgaaatctgtttattgaactgcaaaaacaaaatgttaccaagtataTTTGGTTTGGTTTCTAGAACaaatcttagttttgtcttatttcaagtgtatttaCTTAgaagtaaattttcagcaagataaatcAGCTTGTTTTACGTAAATTAgtactgattaaaaaaagttctAGCTCCACTGAATTTCACTTACAGCTAGACaacaatacttggtaaggttttgtgtttttacagtgcccTGAAGAGCCGaaacataaaaaaggctttggactgttttattaaaaacagacaatatccaattgttttttattttattggttgtttttgacttgaCATCAGCGGCCGAACAAAATCACGTGAAGGGCCAAAAACGGCCCCCAGGCCATaatttggacacccctgatttaatCAGAAAAGTTGAGCCTTGGCCGTTTCTGGTTTGCTCCTGAATTATCTCAATATTTAAGGATTTAAGGATATCCAACCAGTAACCGATGGCAACAAAACGTAGGCAAACGCTTCagtgaaaatgtgcattttaaagaaaattaaaactttaaactatGAATCTAAATCTTGTTTTCACGATGAGCTGAAGTCACGTTTTCCTGATCAGCCCGTCTGGAAACCAAACTCCAGCCCAGGATGGGCGAGccgtatgtaaacttctggccCAGCGGGgtaaatacactgcaaaaacaccaaatcttaccaagtatattCATCTAGTGTCTGGTGCAAATACTTTACTACATGTAAAATAAGtccaaaaataacttacaagtaactttccaggAACATACGGGAGCTTGTTTAGActcaataatatttattttaaatatttatagaataaTCTTGACAGGTACAACAATTaaatctgcatttaaaataaagttgaaaattaTTTGGATGAAGCTGTGGTGTGTGAATAAACTGATgtttgttgcatattttttgtttattttaaatatgagttgagtaattaactttattttatatgaattgGGGGCAGAAATGTTAAGTTTATGTTTCgctttgcttcttttcttcatGATTTTTCTAAGTTGttacatgaaatatttatatttatgagtgaatgaaataaaaatgtaattaaatgagttttagttccacaggcagattttattacttgtaaattagttttatctaatttaaatgaactaaaatatttgcccTAGAAACTGAAcaatacttggtaacattttgtgtttttgcagtgtatttaaTGAAGAAGTACAGGTTTTAGCTGTGATGAATCCATATTTGTAACGTTTTAACGCTGTATGTTTGGATTTGAGGTAAGTCGATAGTATTTGCATATCAAGTTACATATTTAGAGAAAAttccaacagaaaaacactgaagctgCACTGAATCCACTCAGAGCTACTGTTAGGAAGGTCACTTATAATGAAGATCTGATGCAAAGCGGAgaaataaatatagatttaatttaattaatcagtCGATATTCactatacacacacactttgcataatttcagctttttctttgAATTAGTGACAAATTCAGAAGGTTTTAATTATTCAAGCCACGGttataaatcaaaatgttttttctaaactAGCATCATATCTGGTAGTTTCATGCTAATGGCTCTATAAGCTAATGGTTTGGCTCATAGGGAGTTATTTACATGCcgaaagttgcattaaaatatgcagcagCAGACGGGTTCAGTAATAGGCACTGTAAACGGAGTgaggcgccccctgctggagggTTAATGTGAGTTTTCACAGCCAAACGTGGAGCAGAAATTCAACCAGACAGCAGAAATCTGAGTCCAGCGTCTGAGCGTCGCAGTTTGTTCAGTTGCTCACCAGACTGTGGAGGAAAGGCGATGTCTCCACGTCGCCTCGGCTCACAGGGTGAGATAAAACTCCATGTTTGTCGTCAGAATCGCCTCTTCCCGTGTTTAACGCCGTCAGTC contains:
- the cox6b1 gene encoding cytochrome c oxidase subunit 6B1, whose product is MAEDIKAKLDQYRTAPFDARFPNQNQTRNCWSNYLDYHRCQKALNAKGVDTTPCEWYRRVYKSLCPIGWIEKWDGQRDDGSFPGKI